CCGGGCGATAGTCAATACGCTCGCGCAAACGGTCGAAGCTTTCGTGGAGGTTTTGCGCCTTTGCGGCTTCGCTGCCATACAGGGCGCTGTAGTCGCGGGTAAAACCCTGGGGTTGACGGCGGTAGATCTGTCCGCCATCGCGGCGATTTTCATCGATCAGGATCGGCGTGATTCCCGCCGCCAGCAGGGTCTCGGCGCAGCGAACCCCGGCCGGCCCGGCACCGACGATGACAACTTTCCTGGAGCTCAACCGCGCAGTGGCCATGTCGCCTCCGGTTGTGTGGTGACAATATCCAGCCCTTCGCGGACTTCGTTGGAGCAGGCTCGCAGACGTTCACCGGCGCGAGTCCAGACCCAGCAATCCTGGCAGGCGCCCATCAGGCAGAAGCCGGCGCGGCGGCCCGAGTCGAACTCCGACTGGCGCAACGCATTGCCCTGGGTCAGCAACGCGACCATCAGGGTGTCGCCTTGCAGCGCCTCGACCGGCGCGCCGTCGACCTTCAAGCTGACGGTCGGTCTGCCCTGCTCCGCCAGCCTCACAAAACGCCCCTTCATGCGTAGGCTCCCTGGGTCATGGTGATCAAATTCTGCTGGGTCCTGCTCAACTCGGCGCCATCGTGGTGACAGAGAATTTCACTGCCGCCGTCGATGTTGCGTCGGTTTGGCGCCGTTCGATTGCACAGGCCGTCGACTCGCACTGGGCAACGATTGAGGAAGGTGCAAAGCTCCGCCACGTTGGCCTTCGGGCCGATCGGTGGCAACGCCTCGCAGGCGGTGCCGCAGTTTTCCAGCCAGCCCTGCCGCAGTTCCGGCACCGAATGTATCAACAGGTCGGTGTACGGATGGAACGGCGCCTGGGTAAACGATTGCCGGCTGCCGGCTTCGACTTTGTGCCCGCTGTACATCACCACGATGTCGTCGCACAGCGCCCGCACGGTGGAAATGTCATGGCTGATGAACAGGTAGGAAACCCCCAGTTGCTGGCGCAGGTCGCGCAGCAGTTCGAGAATCGCCGCACCCACCACGGTATCCAGCGCCGAGGTCACTTCATCGCAGAGGATCAGATCCGGCTTGGCGGCCAGCGCGCGCGCCAGGTTGACCCGTTGTTTTTGCCCGCCCGACAGCTCGTTCGGCCGGCGTTCGGCCAGGGTCCGGGGCAAGCGCACCAGATCCAGCAATTCGCCGACGCGCTCGCGCAATGCCGC
This region of Pseudomonas fluorescens genomic DNA includes:
- a CDS encoding (2Fe-2S)-binding protein, coding for MKGRFVRLAEQGRPTVSLKVDGAPVEALQGDTLMVALLTQGNALRQSEFDSGRRAGFCLMGACQDCWVWTRAGERLRACSNEVREGLDIVTTQPEATWPLRG